In a genomic window of Flavobacterium crassostreae:
- a CDS encoding AMP-dependent synthetase/ligase — MVTITRLFDFPYYQKEKYAIEDALVTKKDGVWIKTSTQEYLHKANTISRALLKMGIQKGDKIAIISSNNRTEWNIMDIGILQTAAQTVPIYPTISEQDYEYILNHSEATYCFVSDQEVFAKVNRIREKVPLLKEVYSFDTIEGCKNWEELLQLGQDQSNQGDVEKCKDSIQTDDLATIIYTSGTTGRPKGVMLSHANIVSDVLNSAERIPFEAGNSKALSFLPVCHIFERMILYLYQYYGVSIYFGESIEKISDNLKEVKPTVITAVPRLLEKVYDKIYAKGTELTGIKKSLFFWAIDLGLRYEPYGANGFWYEFQLKIARKLIFSKWKEGLGGNLDLMVSGSAALQTRLTRVFAAAEIPVMEGYGLTETSPVIAVNDLRNRGFKVGTVGKVIRNVTVRIAEDGEILCKGPNVMLGYFKDEKLTNEVIVDGYFHTGDIGELDKEGFLKITDRKKEMFKTSGGKYIAPQIVENTMKQSRFIEQIMVIGEGQKMPAAFIQPNFEFVKEWAVIHKLDIGTTNQEIVCNENVIRRIQEEIDQINTKFGHWEQIKRFELTPDIWSIEGGHLTPTLKLKRKIILQQYDALYQKIYHNL; from the coding sequence ATGGTTACAATTACTAGACTTTTTGATTTTCCATATTATCAAAAAGAAAAATACGCTATAGAGGATGCCTTAGTAACCAAAAAAGATGGGGTCTGGATTAAAACATCCACCCAAGAATACCTCCATAAAGCCAACACAATATCTAGAGCGCTCTTAAAAATGGGCATTCAAAAAGGAGATAAAATTGCTATAATTTCTTCCAATAATAGAACCGAATGGAATATTATGGACATTGGTATTCTGCAAACTGCAGCCCAAACAGTGCCTATTTATCCCACTATTTCGGAACAAGATTATGAATATATCTTAAACCATTCTGAGGCTACTTATTGCTTTGTATCGGACCAAGAAGTATTTGCCAAAGTAAACCGCATTCGAGAAAAAGTGCCGTTACTGAAAGAGGTCTATTCTTTTGATACAATTGAGGGCTGCAAAAACTGGGAAGAGCTATTGCAACTGGGTCAAGATCAAAGCAACCAAGGAGACGTTGAAAAATGCAAAGACAGCATCCAAACCGATGATTTAGCCACAATTATTTATACTTCTGGAACCACCGGAAGACCAAAAGGAGTGATGTTATCTCATGCAAATATTGTTTCGGATGTTTTAAATAGTGCAGAACGCATCCCTTTTGAAGCAGGAAACAGCAAGGCGTTGAGCTTTTTGCCAGTATGTCATATTTTTGAAAGAATGATTCTGTATTTATACCAATACTATGGTGTTTCTATTTATTTTGGAGAGTCTATTGAAAAAATCAGTGACAACCTAAAAGAAGTAAAACCGACCGTAATTACTGCAGTGCCTAGGTTGCTCGAAAAAGTCTATGATAAAATATATGCCAAAGGAACGGAATTGACAGGAATCAAAAAAAGCTTGTTTTTCTGGGCTATTGATTTAGGGTTGCGTTACGAACCTTATGGAGCTAATGGTTTTTGGTATGAATTTCAATTAAAAATTGCTCGCAAACTTATTTTTAGTAAATGGAAAGAAGGTTTGGGCGGTAATTTAGATTTAATGGTATCCGGAAGCGCTGCTTTGCAAACCAGATTAACACGTGTTTTTGCTGCCGCTGAAATTCCGGTAATGGAAGGCTATGGTTTAACCGAAACCTCCCCTGTTATTGCTGTAAATGATTTACGAAACAGAGGCTTTAAGGTAGGAACTGTAGGTAAGGTGATTCGTAATGTAACGGTTCGCATTGCAGAGGATGGCGAAATTTTGTGCAAAGGCCCGAATGTTATGTTGGGATATTTTAAAGATGAAAAACTAACCAACGAAGTAATTGTGGATGGGTATTTCCATACGGGAGATATTGGTGAGTTGGACAAAGAGGGTTTTTTGAAAATTACGGATAGAAAGAAAGAAATGTTCAAAACCTCTGGTGGTAAATACATAGCGCCCCAAATTGTTGAGAACACTATGAAACAGTCTCGTTTTATTGAACAAATAATGGTTATTGGTGAAGGGCAAAAAATGCCTGCCGCATTCATTCAGCCTAATTTTGAATTTGTGAAAGAATGGGCTGTTATCCACAAATTAGATATTGGCACAACTAACCAAGAGATTGTCTGTAATGAGAATGTGATACGTCGTATTCAAGAAGAAATCGATCAAATCAATACCAAATTTGGACATTGGGAACAAATTAAACGTTTTGAATTAACACCCGATATATGGTCTATTGAGGGAGGGCATTTGACTCCTACTTTAAAACTGAAACGTAAAATTATTTTGCAACAATACGATGCGTTGTATCAGAAAATTTACCATAACCTATAA
- the purL gene encoding phosphoribosylformylglycinamidine synthase: MIHFFENQSNTIFAVHTSNSKLAEQTQNEISAQDISKLNWLFANAHKIEKSVLTDFFVGPRATMVTPWSTNAVEITQNMGISGIIRIEEFKRVSKDFTDFDPMLSQKYTELNQSLFTVNSTPEAILDIADIAAYNAKEGLSLSPEEVTYLDNLALKLGRKLTDSEIFGFSQANSEHCRHKIFNGTFIIDGEEKPASLFKMIKKTSQENPNDIVSAYKDNVAFVKGPRVAQFAPKSADKPDFYAIKEFDSVISLKAETHNFPTTVEPFNGAATGSGGEIRDRLAGGQGSLPLAGTAVYMTSYSRLENNRPWEQAMDERKWLYQTPMDILIKASNGASDFGNKFGQPLITGSILTFEHQEDARKLGFDKVIMQAGGIGYGKQEQALKKTPQTGDEIVILGGENYRIGMGGAAVSSADTGAFNSGIELNAIQRSNPEMQKRTANAIRGLVESDANPIVSIHDHGAGGHLNCLSELVEDTGGCIDLDQLPVGDPTLSAKEIIGNESQERMGLVIGQKDLATLQRIADRERAPMYQVGTVTGDHRFTFESKTTGAKPMDFALEDFFGSSPKVVMKDTTIDRKYEDLEYSVKNISSYLEQVLQLEAVACKDWLTNKVDRCVGGKVAKQQTAGPLQLPLNNCGVMALDYNGKEGIATAIGHSPVAALIDPVAGSRTAIAEALSNIIWAPIKDGLKGISLSANWMWACKNEGEDARLYAAVESCSDFAIALGVNIPTGKDSLSMKQKYPNEEVIAPGTVIISAAGNCTDIQKVVEPVLQKGGGSIYYINLSQDQFKLGGSSFAQTLNKIGKEAPTIQDAAFFKKAFHAIQELILDNQILAGHDIGSGGLITTLLEMCFADVNLGAKIDFSVFEEKDIIKYLFAENIGLVFQAKEDTVLENKLHTAGVDFYKLGSATSQATLDFGPCQLDIAKYRDIWFQTSFLLDQKQSKNATAQARFDNYKNQALRYQFPTHFTGKKPVIDASKPRPKAAIIREKGSNSEREMANAMYLAGFDVKDVHMTDLISGRETLEDIQFIGAVGGFSNSDVLGSAKGWAGAFKYNEKANTALQNFFKRQDTLSVGICNGCQLFMELEVINPEHKVHGKMLHNDSQKHESIFTSVTVQENKSVMLASLAGSTLGVWVSHGEGKFQLPMGEENYNIVGKYGYDSYPANPNGSDFNTAMLCDTTGRHLVMMPHIERSTFQWNWAHYPKDRNDEVSPWHEAFVNARKWVEKNKF; this comes from the coding sequence ATGATCCATTTCTTTGAAAACCAAAGCAACACTATTTTTGCGGTACACACAAGCAATAGCAAACTGGCAGAGCAAACGCAAAACGAAATTTCAGCTCAAGATATTTCAAAATTAAACTGGCTTTTTGCCAATGCACATAAAATAGAGAAATCCGTATTGACGGATTTTTTTGTTGGCCCACGTGCTACTATGGTTACCCCTTGGAGCACCAATGCGGTAGAGATCACTCAGAATATGGGTATTTCTGGAATCATTAGAATTGAAGAATTTAAGAGAGTATCCAAAGACTTTACGGACTTTGATCCCATGCTTTCGCAAAAATATACCGAGCTCAACCAATCGCTATTTACTGTAAACAGCACTCCCGAAGCAATTTTGGACATTGCAGATATTGCAGCTTACAACGCTAAAGAAGGCTTGTCTTTGAGCCCTGAAGAAGTAACCTATTTAGACAACCTTGCCCTTAAATTAGGACGAAAATTGACCGATTCTGAGATTTTTGGTTTTTCGCAAGCCAATTCAGAACACTGCCGTCACAAAATATTTAACGGTACCTTTATTATTGATGGAGAAGAAAAACCTGCTTCTTTATTTAAAATGATAAAAAAAACCTCTCAAGAAAACCCCAACGATATTGTATCTGCATACAAGGATAACGTTGCTTTTGTAAAAGGGCCACGCGTAGCACAATTTGCACCCAAAAGCGCCGATAAACCAGATTTTTATGCCATTAAAGAATTTGATTCGGTTATTTCTTTAAAAGCAGAAACACATAATTTTCCTACAACAGTGGAGCCATTTAATGGTGCTGCCACCGGTTCTGGAGGAGAAATAAGAGACCGTCTTGCAGGCGGACAAGGTTCTTTGCCTCTAGCCGGAACAGCCGTTTACATGACCTCTTACTCCCGTTTAGAAAACAACAGACCTTGGGAACAGGCTATGGACGAAAGAAAATGGTTGTACCAAACCCCAATGGATATTTTAATAAAAGCCTCTAATGGGGCCTCCGATTTTGGGAATAAATTTGGACAACCCTTAATTACGGGGTCTATCCTGACCTTTGAACACCAAGAAGACGCCCGCAAGCTCGGTTTTGATAAAGTAATCATGCAAGCCGGAGGAATTGGATACGGAAAACAAGAACAAGCTCTGAAAAAAACACCTCAAACTGGAGATGAAATTGTTATTTTGGGCGGCGAAAACTATAGAATTGGAATGGGTGGAGCAGCAGTTTCGTCTGCAGATACTGGCGCATTTAACTCCGGTATTGAACTCAATGCCATACAGCGTTCTAACCCAGAGATGCAAAAACGTACCGCCAATGCCATCCGAGGTTTAGTCGAGAGCGATGCAAACCCAATTGTATCTATACATGATCACGGTGCAGGAGGACACTTAAACTGCCTTTCTGAATTAGTAGAAGATACCGGAGGTTGCATTGATTTAGACCAACTTCCGGTGGGAGACCCTACCCTATCTGCAAAAGAAATCATTGGAAATGAGTCTCAAGAAAGAATGGGATTGGTTATTGGCCAAAAAGACCTAGCAACCTTACAACGTATTGCAGATAGAGAGCGTGCTCCAATGTACCAAGTTGGTACCGTAACTGGGGACCATCGTTTTACATTTGAATCCAAAACAACTGGAGCAAAACCAATGGATTTTGCCTTAGAAGATTTCTTTGGCAGCTCTCCAAAAGTGGTTATGAAGGATACCACCATTGACCGAAAATACGAAGATTTAGAATACAGCGTAAAGAATATTTCTAGCTATCTAGAACAGGTACTACAGCTCGAAGCAGTAGCCTGCAAAGACTGGTTGACCAACAAAGTAGACCGTTGTGTAGGCGGAAAGGTAGCCAAACAACAAACTGCTGGACCACTACAATTGCCTCTAAACAATTGTGGCGTTATGGCCTTAGATTATAACGGAAAAGAAGGTATTGCTACCGCAATAGGACACTCTCCTGTGGCAGCCCTAATTGATCCTGTAGCAGGAAGCAGAACCGCTATTGCCGAAGCCTTATCCAATATTATTTGGGCACCTATAAAAGACGGACTAAAAGGCATTTCATTATCTGCCAACTGGATGTGGGCCTGCAAAAACGAAGGCGAAGATGCTCGTTTGTATGCTGCGGTAGAGAGTTGTTCTGATTTTGCAATTGCATTAGGAGTAAATATTCCAACCGGAAAAGACTCCCTTTCTATGAAACAAAAATACCCTAACGAAGAAGTGATTGCACCTGGAACTGTAATTATTTCGGCTGCCGGAAACTGTACCGATATTCAAAAAGTAGTCGAGCCCGTACTTCAAAAAGGGGGCGGATCTATTTACTATATTAATTTATCTCAAGACCAATTTAAACTAGGAGGATCTTCTTTTGCACAAACCTTGAATAAAATTGGAAAAGAGGCTCCAACCATTCAAGATGCTGCTTTTTTCAAAAAAGCGTTCCACGCAATTCAAGAGTTAATTTTGGACAATCAAATTTTAGCAGGACACGATATTGGAAGTGGTGGTTTGATTACTACCCTGCTCGAGATGTGTTTTGCGGATGTAAATTTGGGAGCCAAAATAGATTTTTCAGTTTTTGAAGAAAAAGACATTATTAAATATTTATTTGCTGAGAATATTGGTCTTGTTTTTCAAGCCAAAGAAGATACCGTTTTAGAGAACAAATTACATACAGCTGGGGTTGATTTCTACAAACTTGGAAGCGCGACCTCTCAAGCCACTTTAGACTTTGGACCTTGCCAATTAGATATTGCAAAATATAGAGATATTTGGTTTCAAACCTCTTTTTTATTAGACCAAAAACAATCCAAAAACGCCACAGCACAAGCGCGTTTTGATAATTATAAAAACCAAGCGTTACGCTACCAATTTCCAACTCATTTTACTGGTAAAAAACCCGTAATAGACGCCTCAAAACCAAGACCAAAAGCAGCAATTATCCGTGAAAAAGGAAGCAACTCAGAGCGCGAAATGGCCAACGCAATGTATCTGGCTGGTTTTGATGTTAAAGACGTCCACATGACGGATTTAATATCCGGAAGAGAAACCTTAGAAGACATTCAGTTTATAGGTGCCGTTGGTGGATTTTCTAACTCAGATGTATTGGGCTCTGCAAAAGGTTGGGCTGGTGCTTTTAAATACAACGAAAAAGCCAATACTGCCTTACAAAATTTCTTTAAACGCCAAGACACATTATCAGTAGGTATTTGTAATGGATGCCAGCTGTTTATGGAGTTAGAAGTAATCAATCCTGAGCATAAAGTACACGGAAAAATGCTACACAATGACAGCCAAAAACACGAAAGTATTTTTACTTCTGTTACGGTACAAGAAAACAAATCCGTAATGTTGGCTAGCCTAGCAGGAAGTACTTTGGGAGTTTGGGTATCTCATGGAGAAGGAAAATTCCAGCTTCCGATGGGAGAAGAAAACTACAACATTGTAGGAAAATATGGTTACGATAGCTATCCAGCAAATCCAAACGGATCGGATTTTAACACTGCCATGTTATGCGATACAACAGGCCGCCACTTAGTAATGATGCCACATATTGAGCGTTCTACGTTTCAATGGAACTGGGCACATTATCCAAAAGACCGAAACGATGAAGTTTCGCCATGGCACGAAGCCTTTGTAAATGCCCGAAAATGGGTTGAAAAAAATAAGTTTTAA
- a CDS encoding PaaI family thioesterase, whose protein sequence is MTLDKNKIVAYCNAFSKNTLMETLNIEYIDAGEGFLVAKMPVNPSVHQPMGLLHGGASVALAESVGSAASHFFIDAKEQEVRGIEISANHLKSIREGVVYATARIVHKGKTLHLWEIKITDEEDNLISLCKLTNMVLNKTKPQE, encoded by the coding sequence ATGACTTTAGATAAAAATAAAATAGTAGCGTATTGCAATGCGTTTTCCAAAAACACCTTGATGGAAACATTAAACATTGAATATATAGATGCAGGAGAGGGGTTTTTGGTAGCCAAAATGCCTGTAAATCCATCGGTACACCAGCCCATGGGATTGTTGCACGGTGGCGCCTCGGTGGCATTGGCCGAAAGTGTGGGTAGTGCGGCTTCTCATTTTTTTATTGATGCCAAAGAGCAAGAAGTTAGAGGTATCGAAATTTCGGCAAATCATTTAAAAAGCATTCGCGAAGGAGTAGTTTATGCTACCGCCCGAATTGTTCATAAAGGAAAAACCTTGCACCTCTGGGAGATTAAAATAACCGACGAGGAGGACAACTTAATTTCGTTGTGTAAATTAACCAATATGGTTTTGAACAAAACAAAACCGCAAGAGTAG
- a CDS encoding isochorismate synthase, with protein MIDFFIKVKQQEAQNLPFVIYKKPNKDKLVGYFQKNDHLFFAESLEETGFVFAPFENNQMLLLPKEQTVKVESKMSVVKLKTAENAEIPKNNTGKAAFKALVQKALDSIAASEMRKVVVSRKEVVSVPDFELVSVFTKLLQSYPTAFCYCWYHPKIGMWIGATPEHLLFAKKKRFYTMALAGTQKFENTTEVVWNSKEKDEQQFVTDFIIENLSEITTEIAVSSPYTLQAGNLVHIKTDIEGIVNANSNLKQVVSVLHPTPAVCGLPKAIAQKFLLENESYSREYYTGFLGELNKRGIKNEKVQSDLYVNLRCMKIEKDIQLGTTKAHLYMGCGITKDSDPQKEWKESVNKSMTMKKILF; from the coding sequence ATGATTGATTTTTTCATAAAAGTAAAACAACAAGAAGCGCAAAATTTACCTTTTGTTATTTATAAAAAACCAAACAAAGATAAATTGGTAGGCTACTTTCAAAAAAACGACCATTTATTTTTTGCAGAAAGTCTAGAAGAAACCGGTTTTGTTTTTGCTCCTTTTGAAAACAATCAAATGCTCCTTCTGCCTAAAGAACAAACCGTTAAGGTAGAGTCTAAAATGAGTGTGGTCAAACTAAAAACAGCAGAGAATGCTGAGATACCTAAAAACAATACTGGCAAGGCTGCCTTTAAAGCCTTGGTGCAAAAAGCATTAGACAGTATTGCTGCCTCGGAGATGCGCAAGGTGGTGGTGTCTCGGAAAGAAGTAGTTTCGGTTCCGGATTTTGAGTTAGTTTCTGTTTTTACAAAGTTGTTACAGAGCTATCCAACTGCTTTTTGCTATTGTTGGTACCATCCTAAAATAGGAATGTGGATAGGAGCCACACCAGAACATTTGTTGTTTGCCAAAAAAAAGCGATTCTATACCATGGCTCTTGCCGGAACACAAAAATTTGAAAACACCACCGAAGTGGTCTGGAACTCTAAAGAAAAAGACGAGCAACAATTTGTTACAGACTTTATTATTGAAAACCTAAGCGAAATTACCACTGAAATTGCGGTATCTAGTCCATATACTTTGCAGGCAGGCAATTTGGTACACATAAAAACAGATATAGAAGGCATTGTTAATGCAAATTCTAATTTAAAACAAGTAGTATCCGTATTGCATCCCACCCCAGCAGTTTGCGGCTTACCTAAGGCTATTGCACAAAAATTTTTGTTAGAAAACGAAAGTTATTCTAGAGAATACTATACTGGTTTTTTGGGAGAACTCAATAAAAGGGGTATTAAAAATGAAAAAGTACAATCGGACTTGTATGTCAATTTGCGTTGCATGAAAATAGAAAAAGACATTCAATTAGGCACCACAAAAGCACATTTATACATGGGTTGTGGGATTACCAAAGATAGTGACCCTCAAAAAGAATGGAAAGAAAGCGTGAATAAATCCATGACTATGAAAAAAATACTGTTTTGA
- the bshB1 gene encoding bacillithiol biosynthesis deacetylase BshB1, whose amino-acid sequence MKLDIVAFGAHPDDVELGCAGTLLKEMSLGKKVGIIDLTRGELGTRGSAEIRDQEAHAAAQILGVSVRENLNMRDGFFVNDEKHQLEIVKIIRKYQPEIVLCNAIEDRHIDHGKGSKLVSDACFLSGLVKIETFLEGQKQAAWRPKVVYHYIQWKNIEPDFVVDITGFTDQKIQAILAYGSQFYDKNSKEPESPISSKNFLESLTYRSRDLGRLVGVDHGEGFTTERYLAVNSLGDLV is encoded by the coding sequence ATGAAATTAGATATAGTAGCCTTTGGAGCACATCCAGATGACGTAGAATTGGGTTGTGCAGGAACTTTGCTTAAAGAAATGTCTTTAGGTAAAAAAGTAGGAATTATAGATTTGACCCGCGGTGAGTTAGGAACAAGAGGTTCTGCCGAAATTAGAGACCAAGAAGCCCATGCAGCAGCACAGATTTTGGGAGTTTCGGTGCGAGAAAATCTAAACATGCGAGATGGTTTTTTTGTGAATGACGAAAAACATCAGTTAGAGATAGTCAAAATAATCCGAAAATACCAGCCCGAAATAGTATTGTGTAACGCCATAGAAGACCGACACATAGACCATGGCAAAGGGAGTAAGTTAGTTTCGGATGCCTGTTTTTTGTCTGGATTGGTAAAAATAGAAACCTTTTTAGAAGGACAAAAACAAGCTGCTTGGCGCCCAAAGGTGGTGTACCATTATATTCAGTGGAAAAATATAGAACCCGATTTTGTAGTAGATATTACGGGTTTTACAGACCAAAAAATCCAAGCCATACTTGCTTATGGATCTCAGTTTTATGATAAAAATTCTAAAGAACCAGAATCTCCAATTAGCTCCAAGAACTTTTTGGAAAGCCTTACCTATCGTTCTAGAGACCTAGGACGCTTAGTAGGGGTAGACCATGGCGAAGGATTTACAACCGAAAGGTATTTGGCAGTCAATAGTTTAGGGGATTTGGTGTAA
- a CDS encoding ISAon1 family transposase: protein MDSSPNDCNAIASFYGVSGKNLQHQYKDFLSDFKIWDQKLHAKQWLIFPENIGKRLSIDETSLSNGELYTILTNKAGKGKKGTIVAMIAGTKAETVISVIEKIPLKLRNSVTEITLDMAANMGLIAKKCFPNTTRVTDRFHVQKLALEALQEIRIKYRWQAIDQENEAIEKAKKNKKRFEPEVLTNGDTIKQLLARSRYFLYKNKSKWTANQLQRALLLFDLYPDIKEAYNLSQGLRNIFENTTDKIIGFARLAKWHEKVNQSGFKSFGTISRSIMNHYQTILNYFDNRSTNASAESFNAKIKAFKSQFRGVRNVEFFLFRLTNIYA, encoded by the coding sequence ATAGATTCCAGCCCAAATGATTGCAATGCTATCGCCTCTTTCTATGGCGTTAGCGGTAAAAACCTACAACATCAATACAAAGATTTCTTAAGTGATTTCAAAATATGGGATCAAAAACTACACGCAAAACAATGGCTTATATTTCCAGAAAACATAGGCAAACGCTTATCAATTGACGAAACCTCCTTGTCCAATGGCGAACTCTATACTATTTTGACCAACAAAGCTGGAAAGGGAAAGAAAGGAACTATAGTGGCTATGATTGCAGGAACTAAAGCGGAAACAGTTATTAGTGTTATTGAAAAAATACCGCTTAAACTACGAAATTCTGTTACCGAAATAACTCTTGACATGGCGGCAAACATGGGATTGATTGCTAAAAAATGTTTCCCTAATACCACTCGTGTCACAGATAGATTCCATGTGCAAAAATTAGCGTTAGAGGCTTTACAAGAAATCAGGATCAAATACCGCTGGCAAGCCATTGACCAGGAAAATGAAGCCATCGAAAAAGCGAAGAAAAACAAGAAAAGGTTTGAGCCTGAAGTATTGACTAATGGAGATACTATTAAGCAGTTACTTGCTAGAAGTAGGTATTTCTTATACAAGAATAAATCAAAATGGACGGCGAATCAATTACAACGAGCATTATTGTTGTTTGATTTATATCCCGACATAAAAGAAGCTTACAATCTATCTCAAGGATTACGGAACATTTTTGAAAACACAACCGATAAAATCATTGGTTTTGCCAGACTAGCTAAATGGCATGAAAAAGTAAATCAATCAGGATTTAAGTCTTTCGGTACAATCTCAAGATCGATAATGAATCATTATCAAACCATATTAAACTATTTTGATAACAGAAGTACTAATGCTTCGGCTGAATCGTTCAATGCAAAAATAAAAGCATTTAAATCTCAGTTTAGAGGTGTTAGAAATGTAGAATTCTTTCTTTTTAGGCTAACTAATATTTATGCCTAA
- a CDS encoding ISAon1 family transposase N-terminal region protein, with translation MQDSFVDLLKLLLPEIIVDYFELTSYKKEEEILHLYLKEINSIPKEHRQSKLSSKGFFDEITVQDFPIRGHQVYLHITRRRWLNEDTGKVVFRDWNLVADGTRVTQEFASFLKEIHRFQPK, from the coding sequence ATGCAAGATTCTTTTGTCGACCTTCTCAAGTTGTTACTTCCTGAAATCATAGTAGACTACTTTGAACTGACTTCCTATAAAAAAGAGGAAGAGATACTTCATCTTTACTTAAAGGAGATTAATTCAATTCCTAAAGAACATCGACAATCAAAATTGAGCTCAAAAGGATTCTTTGATGAAATAACAGTTCAGGATTTCCCTATTCGTGGGCATCAGGTATATCTTCATATCACTCGAAGAAGATGGCTGAATGAAGATACTGGAAAAGTAGTTTTTAGAGATTGGAATTTAGTAGCAGACGGAACTCGGGTGACACAGGAGTTTGCGTCTTTTTTAAAAGAGATCCATAGATTCCAGCCCAAATGA
- a CDS encoding outer membrane beta-barrel protein — protein MKVTLYVFIYTFFFTSSFYAQNQTNITYGLKLGGLYSGISNLPENIKGRDNSLDNSTMETQGIYGIEGGFFVNFKLHDTRVAIQPEILFRQSGAKVSYQDTVGKEFDLGFHYSYIQLGALYKVYPYEGLNLGFGAFYGINIAPNAISYTSNQFGGMYDVATRQFYQDGLDGTDDFSTCFALGYELHQSIHFDLRYYLGVKDMVKSNSASFQFIENQNKSTVICFSVGYSFHQW, from the coding sequence ATGAAAGTAACGTTATACGTATTTATTTATACCTTTTTTTTTACTAGTTCGTTTTATGCTCAAAACCAAACCAATATTACTTATGGGTTAAAACTCGGGGGCTTGTATTCTGGTATCAGCAATCTACCCGAAAACATTAAGGGTAGAGATAATTCGTTGGATAATAGCACTATGGAAACCCAAGGAATTTACGGTATAGAAGGTGGTTTTTTTGTAAATTTTAAACTTCACGATACGCGTGTAGCCATACAACCAGAAATTTTATTCCGACAATCTGGAGCCAAAGTTAGTTATCAAGATACCGTAGGAAAAGAGTTTGATCTGGGGTTTCATTATTCGTATATACAACTAGGTGCTTTGTATAAAGTATATCCTTACGAAGGCTTAAACTTAGGTTTTGGCGCTTTTTACGGAATCAATATTGCACCTAATGCGATTAGCTATACCTCTAATCAATTTGGAGGAATGTATGATGTTGCTACCAGGCAATTTTATCAAGACGGCTTAGACGGTACGGATGATTTTTCTACCTGTTTTGCCTTAGGTTATGAATTGCACCAGAGCATCCATTTTGATTTACGGTATTATCTAGGTGTGAAAGATATGGTAAAAAGCAATTCGGCTTCGTTTCAATTTATCGAAAATCAAAACAAAAGCACTGTTATTTGCTTTTCGGTAGGCTATAGTTTTCATCAATGGTAA
- a CDS encoding outer membrane beta-barrel protein: MKKIILLLLLISSKTIFAQGDREITYGLFVGAIHSTMSNLPDVIVPKGVFKGYTLDTKGKFGTTAGFKINWKYPYAKVSVQTEVLYSNQGTDLNYKDNKGLIYKTNFGYSYLNFGAQFKFYPFEGFYIGLGPYVGFSLNSDNIHYSSNSAVVFGNSEANFEPDATVEKVLKESLTAKNFFYGTFATGYEFSNNLSIGARYNLGLTDGLTTEENGHRYKENANKINSISLVIGYSFNFDDLGNF; this comes from the coding sequence ATGAAAAAAATTATTTTACTTCTTCTTCTAATAAGCTCAAAAACAATTTTTGCTCAAGGAGACCGAGAGATTACCTATGGCCTTTTTGTAGGAGCAATACATTCCACCATGTCTAATCTTCCGGATGTAATTGTGCCAAAAGGGGTTTTTAAAGGCTATACTTTGGATACCAAAGGTAAATTTGGTACTACAGCTGGATTTAAGATTAATTGGAAATACCCTTATGCCAAAGTAAGTGTTCAAACAGAAGTTTTGTATTCCAACCAAGGGACGGATTTAAATTATAAAGATAACAAAGGACTTATATACAAAACCAATTTTGGGTATAGTTATTTAAATTTTGGCGCACAGTTTAAATTTTATCCTTTCGAAGGGTTTTATATCGGTTTAGGCCCTTATGTAGGTTTTAGTCTCAATAGCGATAATATACACTATAGTTCCAATAGTGCGGTCGTTTTTGGCAATTCTGAAGCTAATTTTGAGCCAGATGCTACCGTAGAAAAGGTTTTAAAAGAGTCCTTAACGGCAAAGAACTTTTTTTATGGAACCTTTGCTACAGGCTACGAATTTAGTAACAATCTATCCATTGGAGCCAGGTATAATCTGGGGCTTACAGATGGATTAACCACCGAAGAAAACGGGCATCGCTATAAGGAGAATGCTAATAAAATTAACAGCATATCTTTGGTAATAGGCTATAGCTTTAATTTTGATGATTTAGGTAATTTTTAA